In Flavobacterium praedii, the DNA window TATCGACGCTTTTGCTGATTTGCACAATGTTTTGCGTTCCAAAATCGTGAAAACACTTTTCGCCTTGAGCGGAAAAAAAACAGCTTCGGTTGATAAAGGAAGAGCCGAGAAAAAAGCCTTGACCCAATCTGAAAATAAAGTTTTCAAACCATTGACTACTATGTTCGAAAGACACACAAAAGTGTTTGAACAACTCGGTTTTTCTGTAAATTTAGATAATCCAATATTTCCTCAAAAAGCCATTTTAGATTCTGATATTCTTAATATAATTGGTACTTCATATCAAAATTTAATTGGAATTGCTCCTTTTGCACAATACGAGTCTAAAGTTTATCCTTTGGATTTAATACAAGAAGTAATAAACACTTTGTCATTAGATTCAAATAATACTATTTTGCTTTTTGGTGGAGGGGAAAAAGAAATTGAAACTTTGAATTCACTAAGTTCAGGCAAACAGAATGTTATCAATATGGCTGGCAAAATCAAGTTTACCCAAGAGTTACAACTCATCAGTAATCTGGATGTAATGCTTTCTATGGATTCTGGAAATGCACATATTGCCGCAATGTTGGGTGTAAAAGTCATCACACTGTGGGGTGCAACTCATCCGTATGCTGGTTTTTCACCATTCAATCAGCTTTTAGAAAATGCTTTGGTATCGGATAGAAATTTATATCCAAAATTACCAACATCGGTTTATGGTAATAAAAAAGTGGAGGGGTATGAAGATGCAATGCGGACGATTAAGGTTGAGGATATTGTTTCAAGTATTCAAACAAAGCTTTCAGAGTAAGAGTTCTAAAATTTCAATAAAAAAATTCCAAATTCCAATTTGACACAATTGGAATTTGGAATTTTATTTTTAGACTTTTTTTTACAAATAAATCTTTTCATCCTTACATCTACCATAAATGTAGCGTTTCAAATTTGAAATAGTTTCTTGGTAATTGGGCGCTTCATATCCAAAACGTTCGTGTTCTGCTTGTTCTTTTTCGATAGCATTGCAACCTTTTATGACTTCTTTAAGCATATCGAGCATGGCTAGCTCTTTGTTATTGGTTTTTTCAAATTTGAATTCAACGATCTCATCCTGTAATTGCTCACAATATTCCAATAGATTTGCCACTTCGGGCTCATCAAGTAGGGAAGGGTTACTTTTAAAAATTTCTCGAGTTGATTTCATAAGTAATGGCAATATCAAAAATCAATTTCAATAACAATAGTTGAATTTCAAATTCACAAACAGCAACTGATTACTAAAAAATGGAACACTGAATACTTTTTTTAAACATCATCATAATCTACACGAATAGTGGCAGAGGTAGGATGCGCTTGACAAGTTAGTATTAAACCTTCGGCAATTTCGCTGTCGGTAAGTATAGAATTTTTCTTCATCTCGGCTGTACCTTCGGTAACTCGGGCCAAACAGCTGCTGCATATTCCGCCTTGGCAAGAATAAGGAGCATCAATTCCTTGTTTTAGAGCCGCATCTAGGATACTTTGTTTTTGGGACATTTCAAAAGTCGTTTCTTCATCATCTACCATTATAGTGATTTTAGAATGACCGCTTAACGATTCTTTGATGGTATTTTCTTGTGTTGAAGTTGTAAATAATTCAAATTTTATTGCTGATTCTTTTACGTTTTTTTCTTTCAAAACACTAGAAACCGTATTGATCATTTCTTCTGGACCACACAAATAGAATTTGTCAAACTCCAATGTAGAATGCTTGGTATTCAAGGCATAATTTACTGTTGATTTATCAATTCGACCAAACAATGCATTTTCAACGTTGGCTTGACTGTAGACATAATGCACAAAAAGGCGACCGACATATTGCAATTGCAAATCATGTAATTCTTGGTGAAAAATAGTTTCTTCTGGAGATTTGTTTCCATAAACCAACACAAAAGAACTTTTAGGTTCGCTTTTCAAAACCGATTTCAAAATCGATAAAACAGGTGTAATTCCACTCCCTGCAACAAAAGCAATATAGTTTTTTTGACGATCGTTTTCGGGTTCAAAAGTAAATTTCCCTTCTGGTTTTCCTACTTCAAGAACATCACCTGCTTTTAGTTTTGAATTAGCAAATTGAGAGAAAGCACCGTCTTTTACCGCTTTTACTGCAATTCGTAATTCCCCACTTCCAGGAGTCGAACAAATAGAATACGCACGACGAATTTCTTGATTGTCTAGTGTCAAACGTAAATTTATGTATTGACCAGCAATAAAAGTATAATTGGATTTCAATTCTTCGGGTACATTAAAAAGTATCGAAACGGCGTCTTTGGTTTCGCGTTTTACTTCTTTTACTATTAATTTTAGAAAGGATGGCATAGGAATATTTTTTTACAAAGATACTAAACGTATTACTTTCCTTAAATGATACAGTTTGAAATTTTTTATACCTAATTTAATTATGTATAAGAATCTTATGTATATTTGTAGGAGAATAGAAGAACATTAGGTACTTCGTAACGACCGAAAAATGAAAAATTCACAGTTGTATAAAGGCAGTCTCAATACCATTATTATGAAATTGCTGGAAGAAAATGGCAAGATGTATGGCTATGAAATTACCCAAAAAGTAAAAGCAATTACTCAAGGTGAATTGCAGATTACCGAAGGGGCATTGTATCCTGCTCTGCACAAATTGGAAGCCGAAGGTATATTGGATGTTGAAATTGAAAAAGTAGACAATAGACTACGAAAATATTATAAACTAACAGAAAAAGGCACTACCGAAACCGTAAACCGACTATCCGAATTGGAAGATTTTATCCGAAACATGCAGAGTTTAGTGAACCCAAAACTTGAATTTTAATTTTATAGATATGAAATTAACAGCAGAACAAATAGACTATATCTCTAATTACATTCAATCATTTGACATAAAATGGTATGAACTCCAAGTAGAACTGACGGATCATTTTGTTTCCATTATGGAAGAAATTTGGGAGGAAGATGAGGAGCTTACTTTTCATCAAGTAAAATATAGAGCAGAACAACGTTTTGGAAAAGACTATTTTAAGGAAGTGGAAGAAGAGCGCACAACCATTTTAAGAAAAGAATATAAAAAGCAACAATGGTTTATGGTTGCGGAATATTTGAAATTCCCTAAAATCATTATGAGTTTTTTGTCAGTCATTTTAGTGTATCGAGTATCGTTTTATTTTGAGAATATTTTATTGTACATAAAAATTTTATTTGGAATATTACTTGGGGCTTCTGTAGTTTTATTACTTAATTGGCTTCGGTATAGAAAGATAAATGGAGAAAGATTTTTATCAATTGAAATGACAAAAATAATCAATAATAGTTCCATAATTATTACTCAATTCGTTCTTTTGTTTGTTAATAATTTTAAAGAAACTTTTCAAGAAAATCATTTGTATTTGCTCCCTTTATGTTTTCTATGGGTATTGGGAGTATTACTACTAGTTACAGGTAAGCATTTAACAAATAAAGTTGTTTCGGACATCAAAAAACAATATCAACATACATAATTTAGTTATGAAATTAACTTCCCAACAAATCGCTCAAATAGAAGAAACTTTAGTTTTAAACGGAATTCAATATGATGATATTAAATTGGAACTAACAGATCATATTGCTTCTGCGGTAGAAGAAAAAATAACTTTTCATGGAGTTTCTTTTGAAGTGGCTTGTCGTGAAGTTTTTGAAAACTGGACAGAACAATTAAGACCTACTTCCTCCCATTGGGTTGGGCTAATTAATTCTTCTCCCAAAATTGTTTTGGACAAATGGGTCAGGACGACTAAACAGTTACAATTAAAGGCACTATTAATTGCACTTTTTCCAACAGTTTTTTTTGCTTATTTTTTTAATGGGAAACAAAATAAATTTGATTATACCCTTTTAGTTCAGATTTTTAAAACAATGTGTTTGGCTATTTCACTTTCAATAATCATTTTTAAATTTTTAATTTTCAAATCAAACATAAAGACTTCTTTCAGCCTTTATTTCAATAAAAACTCTACTGTTTTCTTTATTTATTTATTTTTTTATGGATTAGGGTTTATTCCTATAAAATTAAGTATTTGGGATTTCGGGACTAGTCTGTTCTTTATTTTATTGTTATCTTTTTTATTTGTGTATTCCCTTTTTTGTATAGGGTTAGCCTACCAACATTTACAATTTGTAAAAAAATTAAAATTGTCCTAATCTATGAAACTCAAAACCCAACAAATCCAACAATTATATACTTTCACTCGTCAGCATTATGTAGAATGGTATGATTTGCAATCTGAATTAGTGGATCATTTGGCAAATGCGATAGAACAGGAATTGGAAAGAAATCCAAAATGCACCTTTGATGAAATCCTGAACAAAGAATTCAAGAAATTTGGGGTTTTTGGTTTTATGGATGTGGTCGAGGAAAGACAAAAGTTTTTGAATAAAAAATACACTCGCCTTATCTGGAGTTACTACAAAGAATTTTTCAGCTTGCCCAAAATTATATTAACCATGGCATTATTTATTGGATTACATACTATAATACATTTGGTTGCCAACCCAAATATTTTTCCAACTGTTGTTGTTTCTTTTTTATTAGTTTCTGGATTTTTTACATTTAAAAAACGATACGATTTTAAGCAGAAAGGAAAGGAAACTGGAAAGAAATGGCTTTTTGAAGAAATTATGCTCAACAGGGTTAGTCTTTTGTTGTTTTTATTGCCTTCAGCGATTATTAATATTTTCAATACTTTTAGGGATAAAATTGAATTTTATGATTGGAGTTTAATTCTTGGAGAAATTGCATTTGTTTTAGTGGGACTGCTTATTTTTATTCAGATAAATATAATTCCAAAGAGAGTTGCTGAAGATTTAGCCAAAACGTATCCAGAATATTCTTAGCATCAATCGTAACATTTTCCTACCCCAAACTACTAATTACAAAACCAAACCAAAAAACCATGTTTGCAAAATTTATTTATCTCGAATGGAAATCCTTTACGAGATCTGCTTCCTTCGCTTCAAATTTGGCCTTAAAAATCCTTATGGGTTTTCTGGTTCTTTATTTTACGGTACTTTTTTTAGCTTTAGGAGTGGGATCTTTTTACATTCTAAAGGAAATGAAATTAGATCCTTTGGTAACTATAAACAAGTTTTTAATCTATTATTTTGTAATGGATTTGATAGTTCGGCTTATGCTTCAAGCGATTCCTGTAATGAACATTCGCCCATTGTTAACTATGCCGTTCAAACGACCAACTATTGTACATTTTGCTTTAGGAAAAACGACATTGTCTTTTTTTAATTTAATTCACGCTTTTTTCTTTCTCCCTTTTTCTGCAGTTTTAATTTACGAAGGATATGATGTAATCAGCGTTTTACTTTGGTTGATTGGACTCTATTCTATTGTCTATGCCAATAATTTTCTGAATATTTTATTGAACAACAAAGACAATTTATTAGGAATTTTCCTTTCGATAGCATTGATTTTGGCAGGTTGCCAATATTACAAATTATTTGATATTACAATATATACCTATCCATTTTTTGAAGCATTATTTCACACCAAATGGGTTTTTGCGCTTCCTGTTTTAGTAATGATAGGATTGTATTATTGGACGTATAATTTTCTGAAAGGTGATTTGTATCTAGACGCTGGATTAACAGTTAAAAATGATATTGCCAAAACAGAACAGTTAACTTGGTTGAATCAATTTGGAACTCTAGGGACCTTTTTGAAAAACGACATTAAATTAATCAAAAGAAACAAACGCTCTAAAACTACTATTGGTTTGAGTATTATGTTTTTATTTTATGGTTTAATCTTTTTCAATAGTAATTCTCATCAACCCGAGGTGATGCGAATTTTTGCCGGAATATTTGTTTCAGGTGGATTTTTGATCACATTTGGTCAGTTTGTACCGAGTTGGGATAGTGCGTATTATCAATTAATGATGACGCAAAATATACCGTATCGAGGCTATTTGAATTCTAAATGGTGGTTGATGATTATTGGCACCGTCATTTCAACAATTCTAGCTTCTTTTTATTTATACTTTGGTTGGCAAATATATTTAACGATTGTGGTTGGTGCCATTTATAATATTGGAGTCAATTCCTTATTAGTTTTATTAGGAGGCGCTTTTACCAAAACTCCAATTGATTTAAGTTCAGGCAAAGGTGCTTTTGGAGACAAAAAAGCATTTAATGTAAAAACAATGCTTATTACTATTCCGCAGTTAATTTTGCCGGTTTTATTGTATTGGTGGGGATCTTATTTAATGAATGCAAATTTAGGATTAGCTTTTGTTGCTATTGTAGGCATTTTGGGTTTAGCCCTTAAAAACAAAGTTTTTGTATTTATTGAAAAAACATATAAAAAAGAAAAATACGCTACCATTGCGGCTTATAAACAAAAATAAACTCCAATCAAAAATAGGTATAATTGCAGGTTTTCAAACTAAA includes these proteins:
- a CDS encoding glycosyltransferase family 9 protein; this encodes MRLSAMGDVAMTVPVLRAFVNQYPEVKITVVSRPFFKPFFDGIPNLSFFAFDEKERHKGFLGLIKLFQDLRALDIDAFADLHNVLRSKIVKTLFALSGKKTASVDKGRAEKKALTQSENKVFKPLTTMFERHTKVFEQLGFSVNLDNPIFPQKAILDSDILNIIGTSYQNLIGIAPFAQYESKVYPLDLIQEVINTLSLDSNNTILLFGGGEKEIETLNSLSSGKQNVINMAGKIKFTQELQLISNLDVMLSMDSGNAHIAAMLGVKVITLWGATHPYAGFSPFNQLLENALVSDRNLYPKLPTSVYGNKKVEGYEDAMRTIKVEDIVSSIQTKLSE
- a CDS encoding ferredoxin--NADP reductase; this translates as MPSFLKLIVKEVKRETKDAVSILFNVPEELKSNYTFIAGQYINLRLTLDNQEIRRAYSICSTPGSGELRIAVKAVKDGAFSQFANSKLKAGDVLEVGKPEGKFTFEPENDRQKNYIAFVAGSGITPVLSILKSVLKSEPKSSFVLVYGNKSPEETIFHQELHDLQLQYVGRLFVHYVYSQANVENALFGRIDKSTVNYALNTKHSTLEFDKFYLCGPEEMINTVSSVLKEKNVKESAIKFELFTTSTQENTIKESLSGHSKITIMVDDEETTFEMSQKQSILDAALKQGIDAPYSCQGGICSSCLARVTEGTAEMKKNSILTDSEIAEGLILTCQAHPTSATIRVDYDDV
- a CDS encoding PadR family transcriptional regulator → MKNSQLYKGSLNTIIMKLLEENGKMYGYEITQKVKAITQGELQITEGALYPALHKLEAEGILDVEIEKVDNRLRKYYKLTEKGTTETVNRLSELEDFIRNMQSLVNPKLEF
- a CDS encoding DUF5687 family protein, encoding MFAKFIYLEWKSFTRSASFASNLALKILMGFLVLYFTVLFLALGVGSFYILKEMKLDPLVTINKFLIYYFVMDLIVRLMLQAIPVMNIRPLLTMPFKRPTIVHFALGKTTLSFFNLIHAFFFLPFSAVLIYEGYDVISVLLWLIGLYSIVYANNFLNILLNNKDNLLGIFLSIALILAGCQYYKLFDITIYTYPFFEALFHTKWVFALPVLVMIGLYYWTYNFLKGDLYLDAGLTVKNDIAKTEQLTWLNQFGTLGTFLKNDIKLIKRNKRSKTTIGLSIMFLFYGLIFFNSNSHQPEVMRIFAGIFVSGGFLITFGQFVPSWDSAYYQLMMTQNIPYRGYLNSKWWLMIIGTVISTILASFYLYFGWQIYLTIVVGAIYNIGVNSLLVLLGGAFTKTPIDLSSGKGAFGDKKAFNVKTMLITIPQLILPVLLYWWGSYLMNANLGLAFVAIVGILGLALKNKVFVFIEKTYKKEKYATIAAYKQK